The sequence below is a genomic window from Theobroma cacao cultivar B97-61/B2 chromosome 6, Criollo_cocoa_genome_V2, whole genome shotgun sequence.
ATATGTTCTTGGAAGATATTGTCCTTGTCTAAGATTACTAGATTTTGTTAGAAGCGGGAatttattattactttataTCTTCATATTTACTGTAGttcctttttccatttctATGAACTTATTAAGCTATTTGAATTGTATGATTCTGAATAAAATAAGCTTAAAGCTTTGTCATGAAtgtatcaaaatttcttatagaattttatatattgaCAATAAAATGATTAAACTTAATTGTTCTATCACTGTTCAAATGCTTGATAATTTAGGTCTTTCTGTGTGTTCTCCAAGTGTATTGAGATAGAAATTGAGTTATTCTAAGATAAAACTAAAGTCATGTAATTCAGTAAATGTATCCATGATATAAATGTTCATGCTGGTATCAACACTGTTTATGTTTCATAAATTAGATTATGAACGTCTAAATACGATGATTTAACATTCTTGATGGCATGTTAGAAAGCATCTTACATGAATCCATCCTTGTAGATTTAGTGTTTCTAGGGCTAGTTTAATATTTGCAACTCAGATTTATGTCCTTGGCCTTCATTGTTTCATGGTGCTTTATTCTGGAAAACTTATGGTTGTGGAGAATTTAAAGGAGGTAAAAAACATGAAGCATCTCTTGAATTGCTTTTCTAAGGCTACATAAGAAATCatggatttatttttttgataaccTGATGACTTGAAGCCATCGCCTTTGTGGTgatttgcattttccatcaaatattTGTTTGAGTCTTATTTGTTCGATTATGTTCTAAGAAGAAGTTAGTTGTACTCCACATATTTCTTGGAATAATCGGTTGCAGAATAAAATGTAGGACTAAGAACATTAATGTATAATCCTGTGTATCAGGGATGTGACTATTTGCATTACCTTTAACTTTTCTTGGCAGGCTTGACTACTTACATGAGaagagtttttcttctttctttcccccCACTTCTAAATGACGGGAACAAAACCAGGGTTACTTGTTTTACATTCCAATTGAATATTATTGGGCAGATGAGGTGCTCTTGGATGGAGGTGTGCTAGTTTTGATTTGCTGAGCTCTGCACTAAAAGCAAATTTTGAAGCATATTATCTGAATTAGTTATCCAGTTGATTTGAAAAAAGTTGCCTACTTAGTTATGGGCAAGACATTTTTTCTTTGGGTGGGAAAGGACCAATTTTCATTTGAACTTTGAAGTTAGATCAACTTATATTATTCTGAAGTCGATGGGACTGGAATTAGCTCTGGAGAAGGAAGATAAGAGTTTGATGTTGTGTATAAATAATCGTGTTTGATATGCAATTATGACAAAACagaatctcaaaataataataatagtccTTTTGCTTTAACCCCCCACCCAGTCCCCCCAATCCTCCAATTACATACGTGCAATTTGATTGTGGTGGACTGCTATCTTTACATGCTTCGGTGTATCAATTAATACACTTATTGCTGATTGATGTAAGATTTTATTATGCGTCAAGATGTTTCAATGGGTTTCCAAAACTTGTCACCTTTTACATTAAGTTGCCATCGAGTTTCCTtaacatttttgtttttaagatTTGCAACTGATGCATCAAAGAGAATTTCTTTTCACCTTGATGATTGTGCTTAGGAGACTGTCTATTTTGCAATTGTCTGAAGGGTTTTGAAAGTATTGTGACTTACAGTGTTATGTATATATCTTCATTTATTGTGTTCATGTTGGATGCTATTCAGAACTCTATAGCAGTATCCTCCTATTGAGGGAAGTGATAGCTTAGGAAGACTTCAAATAAGCTCACTGCATTTACCTTCTGAAACTGATTAACAACTTGTGGCTTTTTCCTTGCTCAACTTTAAGGTCCAACCATCCTAATACTGTATTTCTGGCCATGGAATCAATTATGACCTTGGTGTTAGATGAAAGTGAAGATATTTCCTGGGGTCTTCTTAGTCCTCTTCTGGCTAGTGTAAGGAAGGAAAATCAggtaattttcctttttgtaacccttcttttctttgtgttttttgttgtttctttgAGACAATTAATACAGTTCACTCATCATGACAGAAAATATTACCTACTTCATGGAAGCTAGGGGAGAATGTCATTGCTAATTGCGCTTATAAGATTAAACCTTATCTCATGGAAGCAGTACAGTCTATGGACATTGCTTTGGATGAGTATTCTCCAATCATTGCTTCAATCTGCAAAAGTGAATCTGATGCTCTCAATAAGTCTGGGGACCATTTGGTATGATTCCCTCAATTTACCATGCTACTCCATCCAAACTGACTGCTATGCAAGTTTAGTGTTTTCACATTGGAATTCTACAATTAGACAAGTAGGAAGGTTCCTTTAATtgaggatattttattaaggtATCTTAAATTCCCTATTTGTACTTATTTTGACTCCGTtgaatcattttaattttaaggtGGATAAAGATTCATGTCTAGTTTTCAAACTATTCAAGATTTGAAAAGCCTGCTGTTTAATAGAGCCACCTCTGCGCTGTGTACCCAAGAATCTGCAcacttcttttttctctgcTACATTCTTCTTCTTATGAAATGATATTTCTGTCTAGCTTTAGTTAAGTTGTATCGAACAATATCAGGAATGAAGTTGAATACTGTTTTTTGTTGATCAGGTGACGGTGGGTCCTGTTTTTCGTGGAGAACTTTGTCAAGCTGTGGATGCTATTTCCAAGTCGTTGATGAGGAATGTAACTGCTGGTACCAGAGAAAACAACAGAATTAACAATGGCATCTTAAATATTAAACCTTCAAAAATCCTGGAGCATTCTCATGTGGAGGTGCCTCGAGGTGCTGATGCTCCTGGTGGTGCTGGACCTGACAACTTTGTCTCTTTATATCCGGTCAAATCAGAAACTGAGCCAGATACTATGCCAAAGAAAAGGGGCCGAAGACATAATTCCTTGATGAATGCAAAAGAGGACCATGATCATTCTTGGATTTGTATGGCTAGGAACCCTCTGCAAATCCCTCATCATAGAAAACGTCATGACAAAGGAGTTGATTGTTCAGTTGTTGCAGACCCAGATTTGAAGGATGCAGCTCCGCAATTGAAGGATGAAAAAGTGACTGAATCTGAGATGTCTTGCcaaattaatgaaatcataGGGGCTTCTTCTGCATCTCCAAATGGTGGCCTTCCTGGAGGACGTCATCGAAGAAGGGGCCAGTCAAAAGGGAAAGAGAGCATGACAACTGAAAATGCTGATCCTAATTCCTCACTAGCAAAGAGATTGGAGTTTAAGACTCAGATTGTGGACAAACTCACACGACCTACAGATGCCAGTCTGAAAATGAAATCTGAAGACAAAACTTCAGAAAGGAAACGGCCAAAGCGCTCAAGAAGGGTTGAGATTGATGCAAAGCCAATCCAAGCTCCTCCGTATTTTGTCCCAGAAAAGGAAGCTAGAGTTCGAAGTGACCTCGAGGAGAAAAAGTTGCTGCAGGCAACTctaaagaaatatataaataaaagaactTTGGATGATGATGCTATGCTGGATGAAAGCATCACTGGAGCATCTGGTAATCAGGTATGAAACAAAGATGACCaatacaattttttatttctattctaCTCTGAATAAAAGCTTGTGCTGTAAGCTTACTAGTCTGCTCCTCTTGTCAACTGAATAGAAGATGAATTCTAGACCTGTAACTACGGCTAGAAAAGGTGGGACTTACTTGGAGAAAACTCCTAAAACAAATCCCAAGGGGCAAAGAAATGCTGGAAAGGAAATGGTATGGTGTTATCATACTTGCCATAACTTGTTCTGGTTGTCAGGATCATCTGTcttcttttgctttcttttcttagtaATTTAGTTCAATAGAATTCTTAGAGCTTCCTTTCTTGCTTTGTGTTTGTATAATCCTTTTATTTCCTATAACAATTGTTTTACTATGTTGCAATATTTTGCTTGCTACCTCCTCTCCCGCATCTCAAGGTAATTGCTATATCAGTTGATATgcaatttttaatgttttttgtGGTTTATTTTTCTACTTCAGGCCTCTGAATTGCCTGATCTTGGTGAGGAATTGATTGGTAGGAGAATAAAAGTTTGGTGGCCAATGGACAAGACGTGAGTACTTCAGGACCTTGTTTTGCAATTCTGTGTTTTTACCCCTTACGAAACTAGTGAAGTTTTTTGCTTGCTTTAATAGCCTTGAAGTGAAAGCTATTAGAAGGCTCATTCTGTCCTTTAACTTTTATCAATGAAAGTTTGAGATTCTGAAGAGGTAGCCTATCTGAATATCATAACCTGATGCATATGAAGCTCAAGGGCTATCATGTGTTGTTCCTTAACAATCATGATGATGGGTCCTTTGGATATTTGTTAGGGCTTTCAACCAGGTATTCTTCCATAAGAATGACTGTATTTCTAAAGTTTAGATCAAAAAACTGGAGGCGAGGTCCTGGTATTTGGACATCATGGAATATGATGAATCATTAAGAGAATTATCAGCTTAGGCTTGCATGTTGGCAAGCATTTGGACATGGGTTCGCTAGTATTGAGATTAGGTAGTTGCTTGCACTTAGGGATTGATGTGCAGGCACTTCTGGTTGATGTGCTACTTGATGTAGCTTTGTGAGAAGTGGCAGCAGTTGAAGCCTCAACGAGAGGCTGATTTTATGGCATGCTGGTTTTGTGACAGTAAAGTAAAATTTCCCTGTAATGCTTTCTAATGTGGAATTTATATTATGCAGATTTTATGAAGGTGTGGTAGCCTCCTATGACTCCATTACAATGAAGCACAGGGTGAGATAAATCTCATCAAGCTATATGTTCATAAGTCTCCTTGCTGCTGCttctctttctattttttcccctttctttATCTTGCATATCATTCAACTAGGATTCCGTTGAACCTTCACCTTTGTTCTTGAAATATACTGGGTCCATCATGAGAAGACTTTGTTAATTCAAAGGCAAGATGTCTTCTCTCACCTTGAGCCCTTTACCTATGTTCTTTTTAGCTTCTTCTACTGTTATATAAACACCAAATTGAATCCAAATGACTCCTTGGAGATAAAAGTCATTCGTCTTTATCTAATATTTATCATCTTAACCAAACTTCGTTCTAATCTTCAATTTTAGctatctttcttttatcttttttctgCACATTGTAGTCTTACTATGAGTTTGTTCATGACTAATCTTGCAGGTGCTATATGAAGATGGTGATGAGGAACGACTGAATCTGAGAAGGCAACGCTGGCAGCTCATTCATGACAAAGTTGGTGTCTAacctttttattgtttttctttttaattgttatcatatgtttgttgttttatttcaataaattaacTCCATGCTGGTGCAATATCCTGATCATATTAACAGGGCCAAGAAATTGATCTTCCAAAACCTGATGTTTCTCTTGATATGTAAGTGTTGCTTTCCACCTATGATCGGTTCTTCTCTAAAGGGTGTGCTTTCAAATCAAGCTTATTAGACGGTGTGACTTGCCATATTCAAATCTGGCAATTGATGATTGGGTTGCCCCTCTGCATCTTTGTTGAAATGCTTGCTCTGTgttcattaatttatttgttgcTCTGATCATGTTTCTTTGTGCATATTTGTTTCTGTCAGAATAGTCATATAGTTGTGATATGAATAAAATGTGTATGGCTATTTTGTTTCATCTTATGGTTTTTTTGCTCATATTGTGTGACCAGACTGCCAAAGCTGAAAGGTAAAACACATTCAAGCTCACCCAAATCAGCCAAGCGCCGTTCATCCTTCAAAAGGTTGGTCTACCAGgttaatttattcaaaatgTATGTTTTAATATGTTTGAACCCctactaaaattatgattgAATTCTAGGAATGGTGTTCATGCAAGCACAGCAACACGAAAATCTAAATCCTATGGTGGTATCTCTCCTGATGGTGGTATGCTTGAGAAGCCTTCAGTCGATGAATCAGTGAAAGATGCATCTACGACTATGACAGATAGCAGATCAAGTGGTGATGGTCAAAAGTTTGCTGATGAGCTGAAGGCTGAAAGCAATTCTATGGAGTCCAAGCCGACAATAGCAGAGATGCTGCCATCATCTGACGGTACAAGTCTCAAAGATGGTGAATCTCTTAGTGCTATGCCCTGTGACATAAGAGGGAACCAAGAGAAGGAAACCTCCCTTTGAGGCTGAAACCATGGGATGTATGTATGAAATGTGAACAGAACCTTTAAAGCTTTGTAAGTTCAGCCTCGTTAACAGGTGAAGGGTTGgtgtgtttgtttttttttccctcctTAGATGAAAAATGAGGCTCAGTTTTGCTCTCATATCGTCATAGGGCTGTATATGCATCTTTCCAGTTGTGGAATGTAGTTGGTGTCTGGACCCTAGTGATGTATGTAGTGGGATCAGTTTGAATTGCTTGCTATTACCCCGAAAATATAACCAAAGTCCATAGAAATATGAAAAGGTGTTTTGGGAATTTGCATCTTGTTGGCAATCATTCTACTTTTACAATCTACCAAATGCCAAGTTACCAACCACGTCCATCTTTTCCTTGTGAGAAGCTAAACGTCAGTGTCCAAGGATTTGCATATTTTCTTACAATTGAACGGGAATTGCTTCAATTACATATGAAATGGCCTTGGTTTTGGACCAATTCCAGGACACAAAATGGTTTACAACCTCTTAGACGAGAGGTAGATGCCAAGAGAGTTGAGATACGACCTAGTTCAGTTTTGAAATATGTTACAGTTTTGTGCTCAAAAAATCACAGAAGCATGTATTGTATTCTTGACTATCTGTATCAACTTTGAAATGTAATAAACAATTCACATGAGTAGTTGGTGATTgctgctatcatcacatttgTAACCTCAAGTTTAAGTTTGTGTAGAGTTGAACAACAAGATCTTATTGATTACGGAAATAGAGATAatgttatataaatatataagtaGAACATAAAGAGTGGAGAGGCTTCAACTTGATGGAAAATTGAAATCTTTGACAAAATTGACAAGGTTTTTGGTTTTCAGTCTTTTTCACGTGTGGAGAGGAAAAACTTTTATGAAAGCAAAATGTTTTACAGGTTAATCGAAAAAATTGTATTAAGTAGCATCAAATGTCTTAGGCATGAGAATGACctcaaatatttttcatctatCTTCACTGCTCTTTGAAATCGATCCTACCTAGAAAATATTGACTTCCCCACTTCAACAATAAAGTACCATTATTTTTTcatctctttatttattattctttttcccaACAAAGCgtcattagtttttttttattcaattatttcaTAAGAATCAtatcattataattatttttattaagataTTGCAatctttattataatataaaataattaaagtcaattaaaaacaatttacttaaaataaaaaattagtttttcaCACATGAAAATCTTTcctttgttttaatttttgatttattatttatttacttaacaAACTAACCAACGTAAGAATACGATgagatataaataaataaaaagagttcaatattatttatatataatatttgtaattttcaaaaaaatgtttttgatgTATTACATAATTGACGAGtgctaatatttttataaagttatgataaaacattattgaaaataaatcatgatgaaaaatactttttacaaaattatttaaaaattaaaaatattatcgACGATgtttctaaaaaataaaaagaaattacatAAGGTCGCTCACCGAACTCACTACGAGTGAATGCATTCACATGGAAGTTTAATCTCTATCCACTCATTGGCAATAATCTTTAAAGCTGAGTTGAAAAGACGAGCTCCAGATTTGACCTGTATCTTTCCAACAAGGTGGAAGCAGTTATTTAAACAGGAAATATCACCGcttgttttctctttaatCCACCATAGTTAATATATTTAGTATAGATTTATTGTGAGTTTAAATCCTTAAGTATACTTTACACTAACCATTTTAGATGGATCttgtaaacaaaaaaaggTTTTGATATCAAAGACCCCAAAGTACCAGTATTGACAATGTTGAGCTAGAAAGATGAGTTAGGTAACGCAGGTTACGGAGGCGTGTTCCTGTAGCTAAAAGGTCGTGCCACCCTGAAAGCTAAGAGAGTCGTGTTTTTATGACCGAAGCATACCTACTGCAAGAATGTTCCTCACTAATCTGTCTAGCTCTTGGTCCATCTGTATAGAACATATGAGATATTTCCAAGGCAAAATCAAAAGGCCGAACCACACACATCCGTTTGGTACTTCTTGTCGTCATTGTTTCATGTATGGGTTGGCGTCGTTCCCCCTCAATTTGACACCACACAAAGCAATTGCATTTCCTCACCTACATAGCCCTTTTAAGTCAATGCTTCTTGTTTTTTTAACAACTACTTACTACCTTTGTGATCATAGGATTGACCCAGAGACTTTTCACACATGAaacacttttcttcttcaaaagaTCTATAGTCAAACTAGTAAATGCTTCATCATGTGAACAAAGTTGTATAAATTTGCAGGGTAGGTAGGCAAGTTGTCTAATGCCTATCAAGTCTTTGTTTTATAGATTTGTAAGAAATTATTGAGTACATTTACTAAGAAAATGGGCGAGGTTGTTTGTTGATTTAGCTAGGAAttcaacataattttttgcattttataATCAGTTCCTTAAGGTccttttatttctatttcttttttaattacttGTGAGTTGGGCAAACACTTGATTTGTTTTAGTTAAATTAGTCCTCTCATTTTtcaaaggctaaaataataaataactacttgaattttctaccttatttaaataagttcATGTAGTTTTATTGTATACAAATaagtttttgttctttaatttGTCTCTAGATAAGCATTTCCTATAACAAAAAGATTAAACTGCTATTAATTACACCTAATACTAGAGAGCATTTTTTGTACACTTGGAAGGTGATGaggttaaaattttcataGTGTGAATTGATGTAACATGGTgacattattaaaaaataattttctttccttttctttttcctttctttctcctctTCGTCCTCTTTACCCTCTCGATCTCCCTCATCTCGAGCTGGATCTAGTCATTATTCGACCGAATATGACATCAAGGCTGATTCAAACTATTTTTGGTAATAACAATGTCGATCGGATAGTGGCAAGACCCGACTAAGATGAGAGAGATCGGGAGAGAAAAgggaaggagaaaaagaaaaaaaaaggatttttttttattttacaagaaataaaatttatatctattttaatctttaatttttggCCATGTCAATTAGCACGTATTTAAGAAATGCTATCTGACATTAGGTGTAATGGCAATTAGTAGTTATATTAAAGTAGGTGCTTCTCTggatataaataaaaagatgagGACGGAtcaatacaataaaaattaataatttatttaaaatgaataaataaatttagagacttatttaatattttaatttttttaaaatattaaattttttatgaaacaGAAAAATGCAAATCCAtccacttttttattttattctgttttcACCAACCAAAAGAAATCAATATATTGAtgtttaagtttttttttattattattattttgaatattttgattGAGTTTTGGGTGGGATTTTGTCTTATATTGCATTTTGATTTTGGCGCGATTGTcttttgtattgatttttttggtcAAATTGTTCCATTTCGAGTTGTTCTAAGGATTGTCACTACTGGTTTTTGTCCTTGTTGAAGACACAGCAATCCTTTTAAATTTTCTGAttgaatatattcatacatacattttctttttttttaaaaaatcaatgtAAGAAAAAACTTTCTTCCTTCCCTTTTACTAAACACAATGTAAATAAGATAATACtgctaaaaaataattaaaatatggaAAGGGGGGTGCACAATTACACTCTCCCTGGTCTGTGTATTAATCATTGCAGCCACTTTATGGTCAAGGAAGATGGACTTTATTGGCATGGACAACATGATACATAATTAGTGttgtttcaaaaaataatatatattaatatattgtcaagaaatagaatatttgttacaaaatatttgattGGCTTAAAACTATTGGTGTACACTATGTCCAATGATTGCCCCTGTTTCCTACATTTGTGCTTACTTTTCATATGCCTTAAACAAAGCACAACTAGAAAGCCCAGTCGGTGATGGATTCCCACCTCTGTCACCAAAAGGTAGATTACCCCATAAAACAAGATGGAGAAAAACCTaatttattctattttctgaTAAACTAATTATTACTAGTACAAATTATATGTTCATCAACTAATTTATTgtctttatattatttttgagCAGTCCAATTATAACAAAAGTAGCATGACTACAATCAAACAGAACCGACCAAATCTAATGAGTTTGTGATAGAGTTTATTTTTCCTACTAGAGGCTTGCATAAGCACCAACCTTTAGGTTTTaggtaaatctttattttaaaatagacTAAGGTGAAGagataacatattgtttttcccttgaataatttaattaataataaaaggtaattgtttaagaaattttaattaaatttttattttttcattacgttcaattaaatttttatgtttttattgtaGGTCAATAAACCGTTATAATTACCCGTTGtctaatattaattaattaaaataccacttgtcattttttaatcactataaaatcaaatatttatcaaattttaaattttttttatcattcgtaaaaacaaaataacatcattcaaaatttaaacccttttttttaatttaaaaaaagaattcaaattcaatttttttaaacaaaagatGTACGCGCGTATCATTGAAGCAATACTGGGagaataattttgatttatttatgaGAGACTCTATTGTAGgagtaaaaaatgaaatgtttGGATGAAGGTGCTCCACccaatattgaaaattttagaaaatgaaaaagcaaaTTGTTGGGCATCACAAATAGTGAAAAACAAGAAGTTAGTCAACATTGAGCAATTAATGAAATCAAGTGCAAAGTTTTACATGATctccttttattttaattcttgGTGTGGCCTTAAAGGAATATGTGGACGGTGGAAAGGGTTAATTTCTTCGGAGGTTACACTTCCACTACATATATAGTAAAGTCTTCATTTAGGCCTAGCTTTCAATTTTCTTCAGTGGAGTAATTGGTAGCCACCAaactttcaattttgtttcaatttgCTTGGAGGTGATGACTGATGAGGCTGTTCTTTCCTACTAGTATGATTTTGTTGAATTAATGTTGATTTAATTTACCATTTGCTTTTGACTTCTCAACGAGTTATAGTACAAGCAAAGgtagatatttaaaaaaaaaataaatttataattttataggGTTGAACaaattattcaaattcaaTACTAATTCCATAACAAAAACATGTTCTAATACAATCATTgtgtataaaaaataacaatgtaatttatataataaaattacataattCCCTTTCCCTTTACCATTGCgtataaaattgaaagaaaaatgaacaaaaaaattgagacAGAAAGAGTACTACGTTAacttttacatttttacctcttcaaatgttttttttttaattctaaatGCACCTatcaccttttttttatttttggaaataaaaaatgctcCTAAATACTGTTCTAGAAGTATTCAAGTATATAACATAAGGTAGCTGCCATGGTATctgactttttatttttatttcttttttgttttttgattttaatgccCTTAATTTGAAATGTCAAAATTTACGGATGAACTTGCCTTAAATTATTGTTCTTACTGACAAGTGACTAGTTGAGTTGATTCTTCTACAATTGTGATTTTTCCTTTGGTTCATGAAATGAGATACTTGATAATTCCATTATTGAAGAAACTTGTAAACATTAACATGtgattgatgaaaaaaaaccaaaactcaaaacttctaaattttacatttctttttgttacccaaaaaaaaatacttta
It includes:
- the LOC18595420 gene encoding uncharacterized protein LOC18595420 isoform X2, which produces MISFERKMELEGQLKEAGNNLLNPPSSIDELLFLLDKVENLLISVEQAPPRSMQKALLPLMKALISDALLRHSDMDVKVSVASCITEITRITAPDAPYNDERMKEIFQLTVAAFENLSHGSSRCYTKAVSILDTVARVRLCLLMLDLDCDELIIEMFQQFLKKIRSNHPNTVFLAMESIMTLVLDESEDISWGLLSPLLASVRKENQKILPTSWKLGENVIANCAYKIKPYLMEAVQSMDIALDEYSPIIASICKSESDALNKSGDHLVTVGPVFRGELCQAVDAISKSLMRNVTAGTRENNRINNGILNIKPSKILEHSHVEVPRGADAPGGAGPDNFVSLYPVKSETEPDTMPKKRGRRHNSLMNAKEDHDHSWICMARNPLQIPHHRKRHDKGVDCSVVADPDLKDAAPQLKDEKVTESEMSCQINEIIGASSASPNGGLPGGRHRRRGQSKGKESMTTENADPNSSLAKRLEFKTQIVDKLTRPTDASLKMKSEDKTSERKRPKRSRRVEIDAKPIQAPPYFVPEKEARVRSDLEEKKLLQATLKKYINKRTLDDDAMLDESITGASGNQKMNSRPVTTARKGGTYLEKTPKTNPKGQRNAGKEMASELPDLGEELIGRRIKVWWPMDKTFYEGVVASYDSITMKHRVLYEDGDEERLNLRRQRWQLIHDKGQEIDLPKPDVSLDILPKLKGKTHSSSPKSAKRRSSFKRNGVHASTATRKSKSYGGISPDGGMLEKPSVDESVKDASTTMTDSRSSGDGQKFADELKAESNSMESKPTIAEMLPSSDGTSLKDGESLSAMPCDIRGNQEKETSL
- the LOC18595420 gene encoding uncharacterized protein LOC18595420 isoform X1, which codes for MVWKKVENLLISVEQAPPRSMQKALLPLMKALISDALLRHSDMDVKVSVASCITEITRITAPDAPYNDERMKEIFQLTVAAFENLSHGSSRCYTKAVSILDTVARVRLCLLMLDLDCDELIIEMFQQFLKKIRSNHPNTVFLAMESIMTLVLDESEDISWGLLSPLLASVRKENQKILPTSWKLGENVIANCAYKIKPYLMEAVQSMDIALDEYSPIIASICKSESDALNKSGDHLVTVGPVFRGELCQAVDAISKSLMRNVTAGTRENNRINNGILNIKPSKILEHSHVEVPRGADAPGGAGPDNFVSLYPVKSETEPDTMPKKRGRRHNSLMNAKEDHDHSWICMARNPLQIPHHRKRHDKGVDCSVVADPDLKDAAPQLKDEKVTESEMSCQINEIIGASSASPNGGLPGGRHRRRGQSKGKESMTTENADPNSSLAKRLEFKTQIVDKLTRPTDASLKMKSEDKTSERKRPKRSRRVEIDAKPIQAPPYFVPEKEARVRSDLEEKKLLQATLKKYINKRTLDDDAMLDESITGASGNQKMNSRPVTTARKGGTYLEKTPKTNPKGQRNAGKEMASELPDLGEELIGRRIKVWWPMDKTFYEGVVASYDSITMKHRVLYEDGDEERLNLRRQRWQLIHDKGQEIDLPKPDVSLDILPKLKGKTHSSSPKSAKRRSSFKRNGVHASTATRKSKSYGGISPDGGMLEKPSVDESVKDASTTMTDSRSSGDGQKFADELKAESNSMESKPTIAEMLPSSDGTSLKDGESLSAMPCDIRGNQEKETSL